Below is a window of Streptomyces sp. NBC_00223 DNA.
CTAAGGCGGGGGCGCTGTGGAGCTGCGGACGACGAGATCCACCGGGAGTTCGACCGGGGGAGGCGTACGCCCGTCGAGCGCGGCCAGGAGCGCGGACATACCGCGCGCGCCCACGTCCTCGGCGGGCAGCCGTACCGTCGTCAGCTCCGGGTCGAGCGCGGTCGCCAGCGACAGGTCGTCGAAGCCGGAGACGGACACGTCGTAGGGCACCCGCAGGCCGAGCCCCCGGGCCGCCTTGCACGCGCCCGCGGCCAGGATGTCGCCGTCGCACAGCAGCGCGGTGGGCCGGCGGTCGGGCGCCGCGTCGGCGAGCACCCGCGCGGCCGCCTCGCGCCCGGCCCCGACGTCCAGCGCGCAGCGCTCGGTCCGCAGCCGCGCCCCCGGCACGTCCGCCAGCTCCGCCGCGACCGTCTCGGCGCGCACCCGGAACGTCCAGGTGTCCACATCGCTCGCCAGGTGCGCGATGCGGCGGTGGCCGAGCGCCAGCAGATGGCGGGTCATCTGGCGGATGCCGTCGGCGACCGCCAGGTTCACCGTCGGCGGGCCGCCGGGGGCCGC
It encodes the following:
- a CDS encoding LacI family DNA-binding transcriptional regulator, with amino-acid sequence MNGEGPGSAAGGAGRPTSRDVARVVGVSQATVSLVLGGKWRGRVSEKTARAVRAAADELGYRPNLAARSLRLGRTRTALLVVPALTNEYFARVYTGAARVAAEHGFGVVLYPSPEGIGPARDPFGSARAAIDGVIASSMAADALAGIGDGGLPLVMLDSGPAAPGGPPTVNLAVADGIRQMTRHLLALGHRRIAHLASDVDTWTFRVRAETVAAELADVPGARLRTERCALDVGAGREAAARVLADAAPDRRPTALLCDGDILAAGACKAARGLGLRVPYDVSVSGFDDLSLATALDPELTTVRLPAEDVGARGMSALLAALDGRTPPPVELPVDLVVRSSTAPPP